ACTATGGAATTGATGCATACTCAGCGGCATGCCTTAAAGCTAGTCCTTATGGGGTTCCCTGTCCGAGGGCTGGTGGCTTCCCCAGTAGCCACGTCATCTTGCCCTTGGCCCACACTGTGGAGCATGAAGAGGTAATGAATCTTCATCTACAGTTTCATGCATTGGTCTATTTATATCATTACATAATGGTCTTACATAGCAGAAAGAAATGGTATACAATCGCTCCGTGGAAACAATTCCATTACGTATGGCGATGACACTCAGGAGACTTCTTTATTGACCATTCTGCTGTTGCATCGTTGTCCTATTATTTCCCATAAATCATTAAGGTTGATTTACATATTCTTGGATGCAGTTCTTGGAGGTGGTTCGGCTAGAAGGCCATGCTTTCTCCCCCGAAGACATGGCTCTGGCTCGTGATATGTACCTACTACAGGTAGTTCTTTTTCTGGAATCctcaaggaaaaagaaaaaaagtcatAGTGCTTACCTAGGTATTAATTATGTGCTCTTTAACTCTTAATTGACTGTCTTGGTTTATAATTGCAGCTAGGTAATGGGCTTGATGAAAATGCAGTTGGATCCTGTGCACAGCTTGTTTTTGCACCGATCGATGAATCCTTTGCTGATGATGCTCCTTTGCTACCCTCTGGTTTCCGTGTCATACAGTTGGACCCTAAAACAGTTCAGTCCTGCTCCAACTTAGATTCTTTTACCTTCAAAAGAGATACTTTAATTTAATCGTACTCATTTTAGAAATTTGACGTCTCATATGGTCCATCCTATTaattattctcttttttttttccttcttctgcGCTGATGTTTTGTAATATGGAAAAAATCAGTTTTTTTAATGCATGAGAAAAATTATGTGTGTACGCTTGCATTTTAGACATACTGAATTGGAAATGCCTTGTGAAATGTGATGTGAAATCTTCAAGCGAAACGATATTTGCAGCAGAACTAATCATTTGATGCAACTCTCTATAATCTCCAGCAGTTATGAATACTTGCTCTTCTCCTGACAGGATGGGCCGGCAGCAACTCGGACACTGGACTTGGCTTCTACACTGGAGGTGGGATCTGGTGGGGCCCGATCCACCAGTGATGCTGACAGTACTTACAACCTCCGGTCGGTCTTGACAATAGCTTTCCAGTTCACATTCGAGAACCATTTAAGGGAGAGTGTAGCAGCCATGGCTCGTCAGTATGTTCGCAGTGTTGTGGGCTCAGTTCAGAGGGTTGCAATGGCCATTGCCCCCACGGGGCTCGGCCCACAGCTGGGCCCAAAATCAATTCCTGGTTCTCCAGAGGCTCTTACTTTGGCACGTTGGATTTGTCGAAGCTACAGGTTCTCATAACATACTTTctcaaatgtcatccacatcCTTATTGATTGGACTAAATCACGAACATATGCTTTGCCATCAATTTCTTGTGCTCTAGCATTAGCCTCTATATTCCGTATCTTCTGTAAACTGATGGAAATGATTTTTTCTAGGGTCTACACTGGAGGAGAACTATTCCAAGGTGACTCACAGACAGGGGATGCTGTTTTAAAGCAACTTTGGCACCACTCTGATGCAATCTTATGCTGCTCGGTGAAGAACAATGTATAGTTTCTAACTTTGGTTCTGTGGTCTCTCCGAACTCTGCAGTGGATAAAGTGCTGAAGTTGGGTGTCTTTTTCCCTTGAAATTACGTTGACAGGCCTCGCCAGTCTTCACCTTTGCTAACCAAGCTGGGCTCGACATGCTTGAGACTACTCTAGTTGCCCTCCAAGACATCATGTTGGAGAAGATTCTCGATGAAAGTGGACGGAAGGCTCTCTTCTCGGAGTTCGCAAAGATCATGCAACAGGTATAATGTGAATTTCTTCGAAGTCTCTAATCTCCCAGGcttgaaaggaaaaatttaGTCGGTTTCAACCATTAGAGCCGCGAACCAAAGTAACGGTGCTAGGAACTCTACAAGGCTTGCCATCCACAATAGTTTACTGGCAGAAGAAAGAGAACAACCAAATGGCCAGTGAATGTATCAATAATTGCTTGATTAATATTAAGAGCTCAAATTCATTCCTTGATTTCATTTTGTGCAGGGATTCGCATATTTGCCTGCAGGAATATGCGTCTCAAGCATGGGAAGGCCATTGTCCTACGAGCAAGCCGTGGCATGGAAAGTCCTCGACGATGATGACTTGAACCATTGCCTTACCTTCATGTTTGTTAACTGGTCTTTCGTGTAGCAGATGGAGTAAGTGATCTCGGGTTGGGGTCAGGTTGCATTTTGGCTTTTGATTATCCCACTTTTAAGTTAATATATGAAGATGAATAGTTCAAAACTCTGTTTTTTGTTATGATGATGACTGCTATTCGGATGCTGGACAAAGTGAATGCAGGTATAACTATGACATCGCAACTATCGTATTCCTATTTATgtttgtgttgttgaattggatTATCGGTCGGGATTGGGCGTTTTAATGAAGACCTCGGCAGATTGTTATCTTTAGATTCTCGCGCAACGTCCTGTGTCACCATAAGTGGCAATGGTGGATCGTTTGCTGATGTGAAAGAATTTTGGAGTACATAGAGATCAAGAATCTCAAACTCCAATAACTATATGTGGGATAAACGTAGGATAGAATATTTTGGATTAGCTTGGGTAATAATAATCTAACTCTATTTAACTCAATTTTATTCTCCttcaaattcaataatataataattattattattttgtttttttcctttcatttaataataatttttcgtaacaatttttataatcaattttataataataaattctttattTACTTTCACATttgtatatacataaatatatatttttagacattaatatatttatcaatacttgtaattattatataaaatcaagttgagttgaattacTATCCAACTTGAATCCAAGCACAAGCAAAGAAATATTTGAGTTTTAGTTGCGTtagcaaattttaattttttcggtTAGGAAGCTTGTGAGTGTATGGATCCTTCATCAACTAAAACTTAGAAATAttcatttggttttagagttaggATTCTACTCCACTCTATTTCACCTATATGGGACAAAATAATTgggagaaatttattattaaaaaatagtttaataattattaggaaaaatataagtgagaatttattattaaaattaaaaaataaaaagagtaataattatgttgttgaattgatggaagagtggagtggagtgagagaatttattattaaaaattaattataataatggttagaaaaaagtatgagtgagaatttattattaaatgttagaaaaaaataaaaaaaataataattatattgttaaattgaggaaaaaatggAGTGGAGTGGAATGAAATAGGATTGTATTTCGAAAAAAAGGCTGTATAGAAGCGAGAGTATGAATTCTTAATCAATTGCATGGCACATCCCAGGATTCGTACGCGGGGCAAATAAATATTGATCCCTGATATTATTATCGACCTATACTATAGTAAGACTTATCCAATAATTttatgggaaaaaaataaattcatgtaCATAGCTCGGCTAATTTGTGCGACGCGCAAATCATTTGCAATTCATCTTCGTAAATTCATCACGGTGATGAAAATACGATACTCATTCCTGTAGGAAATCGAACAAATATGgttcttccttttttattttcttttcttttatcagaACAAACAAATATGGTTGTGAATATATAGAGGAAAACAAactgtaaaattatttttatgaacTCTGAACAGTACTTatctataatattataaagaaaaaaatccctTTAATGTAACATTCACTTCTCAAAAATAcccatccaaaaaaaataaataaataagagccATTAAATTATAGAAAATCAAAGTGTTATATGTCTTAAAAAGAACTAATTGGCTTCTAACCACAAtcattattaaaagaaaaaaaaaggcttttGGCTTACAACAGTACTTTAGGGTCAAGACTGACGGGTAAATTGGTAGGTACCAAAAAAAGATCATATAGACTGCGATGCATATTATATGGAGAGTTGCTACCATCAGACACCTAATTAAAATGCGAATTATAATGATGCTCCAAAAAAGATAAGtttcttattaaataataagaaatttattatttaacaagAGTCTTGTtgtattcaaaataataaattttctataaaataacaagtttcttattatttagcgtatattttattataggAAAAATAACACCACACATCACaaatttttttcgaaaatCACACTACagcataaaataaaatcatttcaCGAGacaatacaatttttttttattactgtGTAGCACGCCGTTGACATTCCGTCAAGAATTGAATGGAATTTTGATGTGACAACCTTTTTAGGGATGCTTTCGCACAAAACGGAACTTAAGGGACtaaattacattaaaaaataaaaaataaaataaaataatttaaaaaagagaaaagtggTGGGCGATCAGGAGGTGGACGAGGCTCTCTATCGGCCCCCCGATCGAGGGCACTGGCCTACGCAGACCAGCCGACGACCCCATTTGAGGTGTGGGGTGGCCAAGGTTGGGGCGCCCGACCCTCGATTGGGCTTTGTAAAATCATCCTTTTAAGGAGCATCCGAATTGAAGTTAATCCCTTAAGTTCAAAGACAATCcctttttttgggttataaGGAGGTTCACGAGTCTACGAGGAGATAGGGTCGGAAGAGGAAATGAAGAGGTCGGTTAAAATGTCTTGATTCTAAATTGAAGACGGATAACATTGCACTAAACCCCTTGATTTTGCATTAGTAAGTCAACTTTGCAAGATTTATAAATTAGCAAAAATTATAAggcaaaataaaagaaaattgattcGCAAGAAATCTACTACAAATTAGAGGATAAAGTTATTTATCTAAATTTccttttcaaaaaaatctaaaaaaaaattgaaaattctacGATAGttgattgaaaaaataattatatctcAGCTATTAGATTTCAATTAATGAATATTGACCGTACACACGTCAATATTTTAGTAACATGAAGATTCCCCACTTATATTTtgacattttatatttttgaccATAAATATTTTCAACATACTCGATCGTGCAATGATAAGTCAATCCAGgttcaaattcttttttttcaaaccaAACCAACCGatttagtaaaataaaaattcaatttttatgattttaaaaagaaaaagacaaaatgtCTTTGATTCCAAATTGAGGACAGATAACAATATTGGACACTAAATCCCTTGATTTTGCATTAGTAAGTCAACTTTGCAAGATTTATAAATTAGCAAAAATTATAAGGCTAAAGGGAAATTGATTTTCAAGAAATCATAAATACTGCATATATGGAAGATTAGTTGCGGTTAAGAGACTAGAATAGGTGAAAATAAAGATTGGTATCAGAAAAATGCAAGGGTATCAAAGATTATACATGGCTAAATGAACAAATAGCAGTGTGATGAATTACGTCGATGGAATTGTACGCATGGAAACTGGCCGCGGGGTTCCTTGAGGCATAAGCAAGCCGAGCCATTTTGGATCGGCTTGAACAATATACTTGAGTTCGATTTTGACTCTATATACTAAGCTCAATATCCTTGTAAGCCCCAACTTGGCCTTCCTTCCATACTATGGGATTTATACAAGTTGACCCGAGCTTGGCCCGGATCGAACCGTCATACGATTATTACAATCAGCTTAATAACAGTAAGCTTCATTCGGAGctccgagagagagagacttcTTCTCTTTTATGTACTTCATTGTGGAATATATCCGCTAAACCCGATTACTTTGTGCATGCCAGGAAACCTTACCTCGATTTGGTCTAAGAGCCTCTCGCCCCCGATTTGCGCGGAATCCACACTAACCTGTCCTGTTGGCTAATCTGCAGATTAGCAGCATACTATTGAATGACTCTTGAGGATCAGAAAATTTGGGCCAATCCCATCCACCATTCCTCAAAAACATAACTGACTTTAGCATTTGGTGGAATAGAAGGAAAACACTTGAACTTCTCTTCACAATAATAGTTCACAAGGTGACCTATAGGAAGCTAAAGTCGAACCAAAATGAAATCTTATCACCAGATCCAACTCTATTAAACAATTAGTGGCTtcgatattattatttagatatattattatttcgttGGGATCGCATGAATTTTGGGGACAAAACATGCAATTTTAACCTTGAAAAATACTTCACTATATCGAAATTCTTACTCGAAAGATTCTTGTTATATAAATTGGTCTCGCCATTTGAAATGTTCCGACAAAATTTAATCCACCCTTCACATTTTTCATCTCGTCCCTGTAAAAAGCCGATGTAATCAGGGCCCCCCTTTGGCCACCTCCTCCTTCGGCGGCATGGCCGAGAGGGGATCCCTGTACCTAGTAAAAAATAAGagttatttttgttatttctttttaaatctgaaaagaaaataattgacTTACAAAAATGATGTCCTTTTAGgagatttatttaaatttaacgGGCCAACTCAGATAATAAACGGGCCACATCACCAGCTTCCGTTAGGGACGAGACGAAAAATGGGACAGAGGGTCTAACTTGTCGAATTGTTCCAGACGAGGAGACCAATTTGTATGGCAAAAATTTTTCAAGGACGAATTTCAGCCGCGAAAttttcagggaccaaattgtaagtttttgtcaaattttgggtcgttttgaattttttaagaaGATTGAGAGTTGAaaggcagagagagagagagagagagagagagagagagagagagagagagagactgctCTTGCCTGGAAGGGAAGGGTGGGGGGAAGGTGGCGCGACGGCAGCTCGAGGAGccaaaatcaaaagcaaaaagCTTGTCCTTTGCCACTCTCCAAGAGATCACATCACCAACCTCACCTCCTCGGCAGCTCAACCCATGACTGTCTTCTTCCATGTTTTTATAAGCAGAGcctcttcctctccctccctcccaaTTACAAATCTCCTAAACCCCATTTCTTGTCAGGTCCAGCAATGGCCCATTCCGCTGTCTCTCAGGTCCGGTTTCTTTCCAAGCTCTTTTTTGTTGGGTCTTCCCGGATATGTAAAAAAAGGGGGATTGAGCTTTTCCTTTCATCAGATTTTGATGAATTTGATCGGAGGTTTGATgggtttttgaatttttttttcttttggcagGTTGTTGTTTCCGTTCCTGTGAGCGGCGACTCGTCGGCCCTCACGAAATCCGTGTTCAAGGTCAGGACTTGTTCTCGTTCTTCTCGGGAGAAATCTCTTGTTTTGATTGCGGTGTGTCTTGATTTTTTGTCTCTTGAATGTTTGCTGCTGTTGATCTGACTGAGGTCGAGGAATTCTCGCAATTATGCTTTGGCAAATCCCTGCTTTGCTTTCACTCTAGTTGATAATAGCAGCAGCATTTCACGTTATGTCGTATATAAATAAAGATTACCCTGGAAGCAGGAATAGTGTGAAATCAACAAGAAGTTCATCATTGAAATGTTTCAATTATTCGCCGATCCGTAGTCATGGTTTGGAGTTGTTTGGACCAAATAGTTTTTGTTTTGCTATGAGTATAAGGTGCCATGTAGAGCTCTCCATTAAATTTAGTGGTCCCTGTATTTTTTCCCCTCGAATTGTGTATTCATTTACATTATTTGGTGAGCACAACCTGTACTGTATCATATCGGGCTCAAATAACAATTAATGTAAAGCAGGGTCAGGAACAACAAGTCCCTTTGTGATAAACAGATCCATTTTGCAAGTTCGTTAGTACGGGTCCTTTCTACAAAGGATCGGACCAGTGATGTATACTATACTTGAATTCTCAGCGTAGATGCTACATAGTTGGTTCTCATCCTTTGCAGGCTACGAGTGTAATAGGAGCATCCTTTGCTCTTTCATTTGGCAATTTTCAAGTTTTGATGTGCATCCCGTTGTTCATATCTCTGCAGGCACAAAGTATCAGTTTCCGAGTCACATCATGGGCCCCTTTCTCGACTCTGAGCTCGAAAAGAACAAGCAAAAATTTGAGAGATCAGTGCGTAGTATGCATGTCAGTGCAACAGGCAAGCATGCCCAAGGTCGCTGTTACTCCATTGGAACTTGAGGATCCAAAAGAGCCCCCACTCAATCTTTACAAGCCGAAGGAGCCGTATACAGCAACAATTGTTTCTGTGGAGAGGCTCGTGGGCCCCAAAGCTCCTGGAGAAGTGTGTCACATTGTGATCGATCATGGTGGCAATGTTCCCTATTGGGAAGGGCAGAGTTATGGTGTTATTCCCCCCGTAAGTCAGATTCCTTAACCTTTAAAAGCTTTCTAATGTGCAAATATGTGTTCTTGTAATTGTATGCATCAGTCAACTTGTAAGTCACTGAACCTGCAGCAACTCGTTTGTTCCTTGTCCAGCCACTGGAAGAGATTGATCAACCCTACTAAAAGattgtgaaaataaaaaaatgggcGGGCcagagaaaataaatgaatagaTGGTCGGTATCTAGCCAAAACATTTGTTGAGAAGGATATAGGTTGTTTTAGGCTCAAATAATGAAGGTTCAACACAAGAAGAGGGATAcccaccaaaaaaaagggAGTAAGAGATGAATAAGTTAAAATCATTTTGTTAGGCATAATCATGTTTATTGTCATTACAACTGAAACTCCAGAAAATGTCTCAACTATTGGATCATTTGTTCATAGGATCACTACTCTAGTTTTATGTTGGAAACTCAACATTCGTAATTCCTCTTTATTCCCTGCTCTTTGCAGGGTGAAAACCCAAAGAAACCTGGGACACCTCAGAATGTTCGGCTCTACTCGATTGCCTCCACTCGGTATGGAGACTCTTTTGATGGCCGAACGGCCAGCCTTTGTGTCCGTCGTGCTCTTTATTATGACCCTGAGACAGGAAAGGAAGATCCCTCCAAGAAAGGTGTTTGCAGCAACTTTCTTTGTGACGCAAAGCCCGGTGATAAGGTGCAGATTACAGGTAAGAATTCATTCAATTTGGAGAAACCATATCATTTCTGTTCAGGTTTTTCCTTCAGCTGTTCCCTTTCTCCAGTGTCTGGAAGTTTTAGGTTCATTCTACTGAAAAACTGGGAAAAGTGttccatttatatatatatgaacacgCACACTTatataacttttattttttttttcttgataagGAAAGAGAATATGTTGAATTGCATATTACCTGTATCGGGTTATAAATTGTATGGTGAAATGCAATGCAAcccatttttttccccctaaatTTTCCTTCACCTTCAAGATAAGAAGATAGAAAACTGGAGAGCTGCAGATGTTTTTCGAGAGCAACCTAGGAAGTGTTTAATTTCTGTTTTAGTCTGATGATCACTCGATGGATGGTTCTAGACTATCAAGTACTTTTAATTGATTAGTACAAATATGGACCTAATAAGATTACTCTCAAAtttctaagtcgagaatggtatttcattttctgaagttttaattttacaaGCATGAACCTACTAAGATTACTCTTCCCCACAATACCAAAACGTCTATCATCAAAAAAGCGGTTCCAGCATGGTAGCTTTTGACAGATAAGCAGACTCCAAATGCCTAATAGGATTTCAGTATTCTAGCACAAGTCAAGGACATTAAGTAAGGATTTAACAAATAGAGTATTGATTATATAACTTTTTGCAGGTCCATCGGGCAAAATTATGCTATTGCCCGAGGACGACCCGAATGCAACCCACATAATGATTGCTACCGGGACTGGAGTTGCTCCTTTCAGGGGCTATCTGCGGCGAATGTTCATGGAGTCAGTTCCGACCTACAAGTTTCGTGGGCTCGCCTGGCTCTTCCTTGGGGTTGCCAACTCTGATAGCCTACTATATGACAAGGAGTTcaaaaaatatcttaaggactACCCCGACCATTTCAGGTTAGTGCTTTTAAAACCAATTTGGCCTGGTCCGTCCAATGGATTCTACAAGTAACATGAGGCGTGTCTATACCAAAGTCCCCTTAAAACTGGAAGACGCCAAAGCCCAGAAAGAGTTGGGAGGGAACAGaagttttaataattaagTGGATCAACCGTTTCTCTTAAATTATccaaacttttaaatttacaATTCAATAAAAACTCCAATTACTTCCGGACTTGTTAACTCGATCTAAACCATTGTACTTatgtttttcatttgtttgattggaaagttaaaaatttggAATGTTAACTAATAATTTGAAAAGGTAACTATTCTATCCATCCAGTCTTCTCATGAGCTGCTCTTTTTGTTATTATCACCATTATTATGGTTTTTCAGTTCAGTGATGAGTCCTGTTTTGAAACGTTGCTTCAGGTACGACACGGCGCTGAGCAGAGAGCACAAGAACAAGAGTGGCCGGAAGATGTACGTGCAGGACAAGATCGAGGAGTACAGCGACAAGATCTTCAGGCTCCTCGATAATGGGgcgcatatatatttttgtgggCTCAGGGGGATGATGCCCGGAATCCAGGATACGCTGAGGAAGGTCGCAGAGCAGAGAGGGGAGAGCTGGGATGAAAAGCTCTCGCAGCTCAAGAAGAACAAGCAGTGGCATGTTGAGGTCTACTAGTTGGATCTGTGCTATCGGATGTTTAAGCTTATTGAGCTGCTGCGGGATTGCTTGGCATTGATTTTGGGGAGAGCGAATCCATTATTTGTACCATTGAAAGATTCTAAGGTGAAGTTATTAGCATTATCACCCTGCAAGCAGAGCAAGTCTTGCATTTGATTTAAACTGGTGTTACTATCATTTTGTAGGATTATTATGTCCAAAGAAAATAAGAGGATCTACTTGTCTTTCCCTGCCTCATGAAAGTGAAATTACCATTCCAATTCATGGAAATCTGTTAGGAAATGGAACAATCCTGTGCTGAGTAGGCACTTTTAAGTTCTGGGAAATGCAAGGTTATGATGGTAATTTCATATTCCGGATacattattgttttttttgtgGAGTCTAGACTACAATAACTTAAAATCTATTTTATATAGCAGACAAGTGGAGTCGATAGAGCCGTATTCTAAAACGCTCAGCTTCTTTATCAAATCTTGGAAATTCTCAGTTTGTGGTAAAAGGACTCTTTGGTTGCTTGattttaatattcttttataGAGAAAATCTAAAAGGATGAGTAAACCAAAAAGGCAATTAGATCTCTTACTTATTAACGAAAAGGCAATCTACTATCGTACTTATTACTACCAGCGCCCCTGCCTCTTTGCCTTCGTTCAGGTATGTCTACCCCGCCCTCTCTCCCTGATTATCTCTTGGTTGAAGACGATGAAAGAGGAAGCGACTTTTCTTCTCTGGTAGAGGCTCAATCTCATCACAgtaatttcttcttcttgaactAGCCTGCGTTGATGACTAGCAGTAGAATCATTGCAAGTCATTTTTGATACGATCTTGTATAGTGCGGTTTTCCTCATGTTTGACCGATGCTCTTTTTTGTGAGTCGTCGTTGCTGCTTTCATGGAATTCATGTCTTGTTCTTCCGATCAGTTGGCTAGAAAGATCGTGTATTTCTTCAGTTTGATGATTGTATTTCCATAGTACTGATTCTGTTTGATTATAACTGTGGCTGTGATTGCGGTATCTTGTGAGGTGAGTCGAACTTCCGAACTGATGAATTTCATGGTTGAAGTAGACACTGGTCTCCCTCTTTCCTTCAACCCCTTAGCCGAGGCCAAGGAATCAGCTGTTCCCGGGGCTAAGGAGCATGTTCATATCCGGGTCCAACAACGGAATGGGAAGAAGAGCTTGATGATGGTGCAGGGGCTGAACAAAGTGTATAGCTACATGGGTTTGCATATATTGGGTGTTACATACATGGGTTTGCATAAATTCTTGGCGGGTTTCCTCTAAATTCTACATGTAGTTTAAAATCAAGGATATATATGGACATAGGTGGGGATGGAAGAACTAGATGTGCtgattatatttcttttctttttaatactaaataaTTACATCCTACCGAAAAAATACTGAATAATTACGCCACGGATCTGACACAAACGATTACTATAGGCTGCTCACATCAAAACAATTGGACTATGTTTTTCGAATTTTGTTTTCTGTGACAGTTGACGTGTGAAATGAGTCCAAGTAAAATTTCTTTCCTGAACTTCTGAATGAGTCAACAATGTTCGGGAAGTAGGAAAGATCTGGGATTAAGCCACTCGAGTAAGCTGATCtatattttctgaaaattcTGTTTTGCTTAGCAATTATAACGTGCTTAATTGGTGtgataggaaaaaaaaaatctgggTAAAAAGAAAGTCGGGGGAAAAAGGTTGGATGAAAATGAGGTCAGGAGGGATTAAAACAAAAAGTTATACTCTCGGACCATTACATCAGAAAGTGCTGGTCTACCACCAAGGTGGTAGCTCAATTGGTAATGAACTTCGTCTTCAAAAGAGGAGGTCAATGAGTCGAAACTTGACTTAAACATAAAAGCGCTCGCATTAATAGACCATTGTTCTCTACTCTATGGGAGCTATTCTAGTCCACTGTGCGCTTTGGTAGGGTCATGGTGATCTAGGTGAG
Above is a window of Punica granatum isolate Tunisia-2019 chromosome 7, ASM765513v2, whole genome shotgun sequence DNA encoding:
- the LOC116214148 gene encoding ferredoxin--NADP reductase, root isozyme, chloroplastic → MAHSAVSQVVVSVPVSGDSSALTKSVFKAQSISFRVTSWAPFSTLSSKRTSKNLRDQCVVCMSVQQASMPKVAVTPLELEDPKEPPLNLYKPKEPYTATIVSVERLVGPKAPGEVCHIVIDHGGNVPYWEGQSYGVIPPGENPKKPGTPQNVRLYSIASTRYGDSFDGRTASLCVRRALYYDPETGKEDPSKKGVCSNFLCDAKPGDKVQITGPSGKIMLLPEDDPNATHIMIATGTGVAPFRGYLRRMFMESVPTYKFRGLAWLFLGVANSDSLLYDKEFKKYLKDYPDHFRYDTALSREHKNKSGRKMYVQDKIEEYSDKIFRLLDNGAHIYFCGLRGMMPGIQDTLRKVAEQRGESWDEKLSQLKKNKQWHVEVY